A single region of the Bacillus cereus genome encodes:
- a CDS encoding ABC transporter ATP-binding protein, protein MTSLLKLDKVSKVYGEGNTEVTALHPMSLDVKAGEFIGIVGPSGSGKSTLLSIAGALLSPSKGDIYIREQNITQLSEKEMTDIRLKKIGFIFQFANLVPYLNVKEQLLYIAKLKKESKQESEKRADHLLAAFGLGERKKHYPNQLSGGEKQRVAIARAFMNNPDLILADEPTASLDSKRAREVVEMMKREVKESQKAAIMITHDERMLDVCDRILTLRDGQLV, encoded by the coding sequence ATGACTTCATTATTAAAATTAGACAAAGTAAGTAAAGTGTACGGGGAAGGGAATACTGAAGTAACAGCCCTTCATCCGATGTCGCTTGATGTGAAAGCTGGAGAGTTTATCGGAATCGTCGGTCCTTCTGGATCAGGGAAAAGTACATTATTATCAATCGCGGGTGCATTACTATCACCTTCAAAAGGGGATATTTACATTCGTGAGCAAAATATTACGCAGTTATCAGAAAAGGAAATGACAGATATTCGTTTGAAAAAAATCGGATTCATTTTCCAATTTGCAAACCTTGTTCCATATTTAAATGTAAAAGAACAATTACTTTACATTGCAAAGCTAAAAAAAGAAAGTAAACAAGAATCAGAAAAGCGTGCGGATCATTTATTAGCGGCATTTGGATTAGGAGAAAGAAAAAAACATTATCCCAATCAACTATCTGGTGGAGAAAAACAAAGGGTGGCAATCGCTCGTGCTTTCATGAACAACCCAGATTTAATATTAGCTGATGAGCCAACTGCAAGCTTAGATTCAAAACGTGCACGTGAAGTCGTTGAAATGATGAAACGTGAAGTGAAAGAAAGTCAAAAAGCAGCAATTATGATTACACATGATGAAAGAATGCTCGATGTATGTGATCGTATATTGACGCTTAGAGATGGGCAATTGGTATGA
- a CDS encoding ArsR/SmtB family transcription factor produces MKPMFTLTTYSQLKAMSDPLRVEMMMRLCERPYTGQLLSEKFGISRAKIHYHLKELEKNGFIEIVYTEEKNGIVQKFYQSVARGFTPAAELLPHLEILSESGRQIFLQMTERTKSHILAAPEEAFTLRKVSEDPSEWNYVSSCWEFDAKPEQFQVWVKKFYELMAELNEITKDADKDPNSKSYYISTTALQIDERAMQRFVKKEEKS; encoded by the coding sequence TTGAAACCCATGTTCACACTAACTACTTATAGCCAACTAAAAGCAATGAGCGATCCACTACGAGTCGAAATGATGATGCGTCTATGTGAACGTCCTTATACAGGGCAACTACTATCTGAGAAATTCGGCATTTCAAGGGCGAAAATTCATTATCATTTAAAAGAATTAGAGAAGAATGGTTTTATAGAAATCGTCTATACAGAAGAAAAAAATGGCATCGTTCAAAAATTTTATCAATCTGTCGCTAGAGGCTTTACCCCTGCCGCAGAACTATTACCTCATTTAGAAATATTAAGCGAATCAGGTCGCCAAATCTTTTTACAAATGACGGAAAGAACGAAAAGCCATATTCTCGCTGCACCAGAAGAAGCTTTTACATTACGAAAAGTAAGCGAAGACCCCTCTGAGTGGAATTATGTTTCATCCTGCTGGGAGTTTGATGCTAAGCCAGAACAATTTCAAGTGTGGGTGAAAAAATTTTATGAATTGATGGCTGAATTAAATGAGATCACAAAAGACGCGGATAAAGATCCAAATAGTAAATCATATTACATTTCTACTACTGCACTACAAATCGATGAGCGAGCAATGCAACGCTTTGTTAAAAAAGAAGAAAAATCGTAA
- a CDS encoding ABC transporter permease, with protein sequence MFLALRELKQSKLRYGLIGLIMVLLSFLVLVISGLANGLSYDNASSIQNMEANKFVLADDAENKLLRSQIKKDDVDNVVNQAGEKEAVPFRVKISTYEKKDSSKKVDVAIFSSERDSFLEPKIVKGEKLGTANNEMVADESIKEKGVDIGDTIIDPVSKKEFKIVGFTKDQMFSHTPVVYVNEDVWGSISQPNQKDYSAIALNTDKEIKNAHVIDKKEVLQSIPGFKEEQGTLTMIIAFLLVIAALLIGVFFYVITLQKTQQLGVLKAIGTKNTYLANSLVVQALFLSVVAMIISIVLVQGLEQILPAGMPFLLTTPMIAQYAVIFIVISILGTLISLYQVLKVDALEAIGGGM encoded by the coding sequence ATGTTTTTAGCTCTGCGTGAATTAAAACAATCAAAATTAAGATACGGGTTAATCGGACTTATTATGGTGTTATTATCATTTTTAGTCCTTGTGATTTCAGGATTAGCAAATGGGTTGTCGTATGATAATGCATCGTCAATTCAAAATATGGAGGCAAATAAGTTCGTTTTAGCAGATGATGCGGAAAATAAATTACTTCGTTCACAAATTAAGAAAGATGATGTAGATAACGTAGTAAATCAAGCCGGCGAGAAAGAGGCAGTTCCGTTTCGTGTGAAGATTTCAACTTATGAAAAGAAAGATAGTTCGAAAAAAGTTGATGTCGCTATTTTCTCAAGCGAACGTGATTCATTTTTAGAACCGAAAATTGTAAAAGGTGAGAAATTAGGTACAGCAAACAACGAAATGGTTGCTGACGAATCAATTAAAGAAAAAGGAGTAGATATTGGGGATACAATTATCGATCCTGTTTCAAAGAAAGAATTTAAAATCGTTGGATTTACGAAAGATCAAATGTTTAGCCATACACCAGTCGTTTATGTAAATGAAGACGTATGGGGCTCTATCTCTCAACCAAATCAAAAAGATTATAGTGCAATTGCGCTTAATACAGATAAAGAAATTAAAAATGCACATGTTATCGACAAAAAAGAAGTATTACAAAGCATTCCAGGATTTAAAGAAGAGCAAGGAACATTAACGATGATCATTGCATTCCTACTTGTTATCGCTGCGTTACTAATCGGTGTATTCTTCTACGTAATTACACTGCAAAAAACACAGCAATTAGGTGTATTAAAAGCAATTGGTACAAAGAACACTTATTTAGCAAATAGCTTAGTCGTACAGGCGCTATTCTTATCAGTCGTGGCGATGATAATCAGCATCGTTCTTGTACAAGGGTTAGAACAAATTTTACCAGCAGGTATGCCGTTCTTATTAACGACACCGATGATTGCACAATATGCAGTAATCTTTATCGTAATTAGTATTTTAGGAACACTTATTTCGTTATATCAAGTATTAAAAGTTGATGCATTAGAAGCAATTGGAGGCGGGATGTAA